The genomic segment GTGTGCGCGGTGGTGCTTATTTTTGGCCATTTGAAGCTTTTTTCTGCTCATGGGTGCGTGAGTATGCTGGGGCAACATCAGCGCAGTGCGAGGAATTGATGCAGCGTTTTACCCAACTGCATCGTGCCAAATCGGCCATTTTTGCGGAAAACTTCATTGCGGATGAAGGCTGAGCGCCTTCGTGACTGGATGAACGTGTCGATTTTTGCGTGATTTTTAAACGCGTTTTTTTGATGTGTCGATTTTAACGATTTATTTCGACATATTAGGTGGCAATTTAGGCTGCAGGCTGCTGCCCAAATCGGGAAACGCTGGGAGGCGTGAATGACCGAAGACCAATTAGAACAAGAAGCACTGAGCTGGCTCGTTGAAACAGGTTATCGCCATCTCTGTGGCTATGATATTGCGCCGGATGGGATTACCCCTGAGCGCGCCGATTATGTGCAGCCCGTGCTGATTGAACGGCTTCGTTCGGCAATCTCGCGTTTGAACCCACAAATTCCGCTAGTTGCGCAGACCGATGCGGTGCAGCAAGTATTGGATTTGGGAATCCCATCGCTGTTGTCAGCCAATCGCTACTTTCACAGCCTGCTGGTCAATGGCGTGCCGGTGCAATACCAGAAGGACGGCGAAACGCGTGGTGATTTTGTGCGGCTGATTGATTGGGGCGGTGATGAAAAAGACGCCCCCTCACCCCGTGCCCTCTCCCTCGCGGGGAGAGGGGGACAAGCAGCGCCTGTGGCGCGGGCGGGGTTGAACGAATTCTTGGCGGTGAATCAGTACACGCTAAAAGGCGCAAAACACACACGTCGGCCAGATATTATTTTGTTTGTGAATGGCTTGCCTTTGGTGCTCTTAGAGCTTAAAAACCCTGCCGATGAAAACGCCGACATTTACAAAGCGTTTGATCAGATTCAAACCTACAAAGAGCAAATTCCCGACGTATTTCAGTACAACGAAATTTTAGTGATTTCGGATGGTACAGAAGCGCGGATGGGATCCTTATCAGCTAATGCCGAGCGTTATATGCAATGGCGCACGATTGATGGCATTAGTCTTGATCCATTAGGGCAATTCAATGAATTAGAAACGCTGATTCGCGGCATTCTTGCGCCAAAATATCTGCTGGATTATTTGCGCTTTTTTGTGCTGTTTGAAGACGATGGCACCTTGGTGAAAAAAATCGCCGGTTATCACCAGTTTCACGCGGTGCGTACTGCGATTGAACGCGTAGTGACGGCTTCTCGCCCCGATGTAGTCGGCGGGCAAAAAGGCAAAGGCGGCGTGGTTTGGCATACGCAGGGATCGGGCAAGAGCATTACGATGACTTGCTTTGCCGCGCGGGTGATGCGGGAAGCGGCGATGGAAAACCCGACCATTGTGGTGATCACCGATCGTAATGATCTGGATGGCCAATTGTTTGGTGTGTTTTCCTTGGCTCAGGATTTGCTTCGCGAGCAGCCGGTGCAAGTGAGTACGCGGCAAGATTTGCGCGCCAAGCTGAGTAATCGTCCTTCTGGCGGGATTGTGTTTGCCACCATCCAGAAGTTTGCACCGGGCGAGGACGAAGATGTGTTTCCCTTGCTATCGGATCGACACAATATTGTGGTGATTGCCGATGAGGCACACCGCACGCAATATGGTTTTGAAGCCAAACTCAAGCAACGTCTGCCAAAGCATATTGCGCCTGAAGTTGCTACGGCTGGCGTCACTCAAGAAGCAAGCCCTCCATATTTAACAAGTACTTATCAGGTTGGCTACGCCCAGCATCTGCGCGATGCGCTGCCCAATGCCACTTTTGTGGCGTTCACCGGCACGCCGGTATCTAGCGAAGATAGAGATACACGCTCGGTATTTGGTGAATATATCCATATTTACGATATGCAACAGGCCAAAGAAGATGGCGCTACGGTAGCGATTTATTATGAATCGCGGCTGGCAAAATTAAGCCTGAAAGTCGATGAAATGGCCCAGATTGACGATGACGTCGATGAGCTGGCTGAGGATGAAGAAGAAAGCGAGCAAGGCAAGCTCAAATCTAAATGGGCAGCACTGGAGCGGATTGTCGGCGCGGAGCCGCGTATTGCCAGTGTGGCGGCTGATTTAGTGAATCACTTTGAGACACGCCAACAAAGCCAGTCGGGCAAAGCCATGGTTGTGGCGATGAGCCGCGAGATTTGCGTGCATTTATATAATGAGTTAATCAAACTGCGCCCGGATTGGCATAACGATGACCCGGAGCTGGGTACGATTAAAATTGTGATGACGGGCTCTGCGAGTGACAAAGCTTTGCTACGACCTCATATCTACCCCAAGCAAGTTAAAAAACGGCTGGAGAAACGCTTTAAAGACCCAGCAGATCCATTGCAATTGGTGATCGTGCGCGATATGTGGCTCACCGGTTTTGATGCGCCTTGCGTGCATACGCTGTATATCGACAAGCCAATGAAAGGGCACAATCTGATGCAAGCCATTGCCCGGGTGAATCGGGTATTTCACGATAAGCAAGGCGGCTTGGTTGTTGATTACATCGGCATCGCTAACGAGCTAAAAGCCGCACTCAAGGAATACACCGCCAGCAATGGGCGCGGTAAACCGACGGTAGATACGGTGGAAGCGTGGGCGGTACTCGAAGAGAAAATCAATATTTTGCAAGGCATGTTGCATGGCTTTGATTACAGCGAATTTATCACTGGCGGTCATCGCCTGTTGGCTGGCGCAGCTAATCATGTACTGGGGTTAGAAGACGGTAAAAAGCGCTTTGCGGATAACGCCCTAGCGATGAGTAAAGCATTCAGCCTGTGCGGCACCATGGATGAAGCCAAAGCGGTACGCGAAGAGGTCGCCTTTTTGCAAGCGGTGAAAGTGCTGCTGATTAAGCGGGACCTGAGCGCAAAAAAACTCAGCAATGATGATAGGGAACTGGCTATTCGCCAGATTATCGGGCAGGCGGTGGCCTCTGATGAAGTGGTGGATATCTTTGATGCCGTCGGCTTAGAAAAGCCCAATATTGGCCTGCTGGACGACGAGTTTCTGGCCGAAGTGCGCAACCTGCCCGAGAAAAATTTGGCCGTGGAATTGCTGGAGCGCCTGCTGGAAGGGGAGATCAAATCCAAGTTTGCCAGTAATGTGGTGCAGCAGAAGAAGTTTTCTGAACTACTGACTGATGTAGTCAAACGCTATCAGAATCGCAGCATCGAAACCGCACAAGTGATGGAAGAATTGGTCGCCATGGCCAAGAAATTCCGGGAAGCGGCTGGGCGCGGTGAGTCCTTGGGATTATCTGAGGACGAAGTGAAGTTTTACGACGCGCTGGCCAATAATGAATCGGCGGTGCGAGAACTCCCTGACGAAACACTAAAACGCATCGCGCATGAACTCACCGAAAATCTGCGCAAAAATATCAGCGTTGATTGGTCGCAACGGGAAAGCGTTCGCGCCAAATTACGGATTATGGTGAAACGCATTTTGCGTAAATACGGCTATCCGCCTGATTTTCAGGACGAGGCGATTCAGACGGTACTACAGCAGGCAGAAGCATTGGGCGCTGAGTGGGTATGAGACGGTTGTTTGCGACAATAGTATTGAGAAATAGCTGAAATGGGCTGGCGTTTTTATCTGATACAGTTTCCAACTGTAATTTTTTGCAAAAAAACGACCTTCAAGCTTTTAGCTTTGAAGGTCGTTTTTCTTTTCATGCTGCAGATTTTCGCTTACGGGAAAAACAGTTTTTCCTAAGCAGTCTTTGCCACAAAACGGCCCCGCGCCGCATGCAGCTTTTTGTAGCTATCGATCAGGCGGTGGTGTTTATCTAAGCCTTCCAGTTTCATGCTAGTTTCTGTCAGGCCGAAGAAGCGTACGCTGCCGTTGGCGGAGCCTAGTGCTGCGTCCATACGTGGATTGCCAAACATGCGGCGGAAGTTGACTTCGTAGTCGGCCAACTCCAGCTCATCATCCAGTAATACGTCCAGCACGGCATTGAGGGCCTGGTAAAACAGCACGCGATCTAAGGTATTGTCGTTGTATTGCAAGAAGGCACCGACCAGATCGTGCGCGTCTGCAAAGTGCTGCAGGGCCAGATTAATCAGCAGTTTTAATTCCAGCACCGTTAGCTGGCCCCATACTGTGTTTTCATCAAACTTGATGCCAATTAAGTCCGATACCTTGGAGTAATCGCCCAGCTCGTTGTCTTCTAGGCGATAGAGCAGTGCAGAGAGGGCTGCCTTATCCAGCCGGTGCAAATTCAGAATATCTTCGCGGAATAGCAGTGCTTTGTTGGTGTTATCCCAGATTAAATCTTC from the Iodobacter fluviatilis genome contains:
- a CDS encoding type I restriction endonuclease subunit R, whose translation is MTEDQLEQEALSWLVETGYRHLCGYDIAPDGITPERADYVQPVLIERLRSAISRLNPQIPLVAQTDAVQQVLDLGIPSLLSANRYFHSLLVNGVPVQYQKDGETRGDFVRLIDWGGDEKDAPSPRALSLAGRGGQAAPVARAGLNEFLAVNQYTLKGAKHTRRPDIILFVNGLPLVLLELKNPADENADIYKAFDQIQTYKEQIPDVFQYNEILVISDGTEARMGSLSANAERYMQWRTIDGISLDPLGQFNELETLIRGILAPKYLLDYLRFFVLFEDDGTLVKKIAGYHQFHAVRTAIERVVTASRPDVVGGQKGKGGVVWHTQGSGKSITMTCFAARVMREAAMENPTIVVITDRNDLDGQLFGVFSLAQDLLREQPVQVSTRQDLRAKLSNRPSGGIVFATIQKFAPGEDEDVFPLLSDRHNIVVIADEAHRTQYGFEAKLKQRLPKHIAPEVATAGVTQEASPPYLTSTYQVGYAQHLRDALPNATFVAFTGTPVSSEDRDTRSVFGEYIHIYDMQQAKEDGATVAIYYESRLAKLSLKVDEMAQIDDDVDELAEDEEESEQGKLKSKWAALERIVGAEPRIASVAADLVNHFETRQQSQSGKAMVVAMSREICVHLYNELIKLRPDWHNDDPELGTIKIVMTGSASDKALLRPHIYPKQVKKRLEKRFKDPADPLQLVIVRDMWLTGFDAPCVHTLYIDKPMKGHNLMQAIARVNRVFHDKQGGLVVDYIGIANELKAALKEYTASNGRGKPTVDTVEAWAVLEEKINILQGMLHGFDYSEFITGGHRLLAGAANHVLGLEDGKKRFADNALAMSKAFSLCGTMDEAKAVREEVAFLQAVKVLLIKRDLSAKKLSNDDRELAIRQIIGQAVASDEVVDIFDAVGLEKPNIGLLDDEFLAEVRNLPEKNLAVELLERLLEGEIKSKFASNVVQQKKFSELLTDVVKRYQNRSIETAQVMEELVAMAKKFREAAGRGESLGLSEDEVKFYDALANNESAVRELPDETLKRIAHELTENLRKNISVDWSQRESVRAKLRIMVKRILRKYGYPPDFQDEAIQTVLQQAEALGAEWV